The Impatiens glandulifera chromosome 3, dImpGla2.1, whole genome shotgun sequence genome contains a region encoding:
- the LOC124931443 gene encoding 60S ribosomal protein L31-like, with product MVEKGSKGRKEEVVTREYTINLHKRLHGCTFKKKAPTAIKEIRKFAQKAMGTTDVRVDVKLNKVIWSRGIRSVPRRIRVRIARKRNDEEDAKEELYSLVTVAELPAEGIKGLGTKIIEDDEE from the exons ATGGTGGAAAAAGGCAGCAAAGGAAGAAAGGAAGAGGTGGTTACCAGAGAATACACCATCAACCTTCACAAACGCCTTCATGGATG CACTTTCAAGAAGAAGGCTCCTACAGCCATAAAGGAGATTAGGAAGTTTGCACAGAAGGCCATGGGAACTACTGATGTTAGAGTAGATGTGAAGTTGAATAAGGTTATTTGGAGCAGAGGAATCAGGAGTGTTCCAAGAAGAATTAGGGTTAGAATTGCAAGGAAGAggaatgatgaagaagatgcaAAGGAAGAGCTATATTCACTTGTTACTGTTGCTGAGCTCCCAGCTGAAGGGATCAAGGGATTGGGGACTAAgattattgaagatgatgaagagtgA
- the LOC124931887 gene encoding uncharacterized protein LOC124931887: MGGSRRNHKRHRPKVQVGLPRKNPNIFKPAFCLPPKLRSMVKLDDIKWDDKGSVLQNYKSFGVVSNPNLLSIRSRSSDRLVESDALQIPQEIDEPISEFDTIDSGSDLEEDDLKTALGKKRRDGKGAPAQPLTTMQRVHIGKLTEKYGDDYKGMFMDTKLNKMQHSIGTLESLCKRYHMFRDGKNPLLIGI; encoded by the exons ATGGGAGGATCAAGACGCAATCACAAGAGGCATAGGCCAAAGGTTCAAGTTGGTCTACCAAGGAAGAACCCTAACATATTCAAACCAGCCTTCTGCCTTCCTCCAAAGCTCCGATCAATGGTCAAATTAGATGACATAAAGTGGGACGACAAGGGCAGTGTACTTCAAAACTACAAATCATTCGGCGTAGTATCAAATCCAAATTTACTCAGCATTCGTTCTCGATCCTCCGATCGTCTTGTCGAAAGCGATGCCCTTCAGATACCTCAAGAAATCGACGAACCCATCTCAGAGTTCGATACAATTGATTCTGGCAGCGATCTAGAAGAAGACG ATTTGAAAACAGCACTTGGGAAGAAGAGAAGGGATGGAAAAGGTGCTCCAGCACAACCATTGACAACTATGCAAAGGGTTCATATTGGAAAACTTACAGAGAAATATGGAGATGATTATAAGGGTATGTTCATGGATACCAAACTAAACAAGATGCAGCATTCAATTGGAACTTTGGAGAGTCTTTGCAAAAGATATCATATGTTTCGTGATGGTAAAAATCCTTTGTTAATTGGAATTTGA